A genomic region of Terriglobia bacterium contains the following coding sequences:
- the nadA gene encoding quinolinate synthase NadA codes for MATAISSACSLDNYLVLPDYSMDERIRIARERLGDQCVILGHHYQRDEVIRFSDFQGDSYRLSQQAASTRGKYIVFCGVHFMAESADILARPGQVVVLPDLNAGCSMADMAEIGQVEDCWEQLVRLGITDEAGNGITPMTYINSTAAIKAFCGERGGMVCTSSNARGAMQWGFAKNEKILFLPDQHLGRNTGYSMGIPLDQMVVWDPYALQGGQSADKLRTAKVILWKGHCSVHQRFLPEHVDRLRAKYPGIRVIVHPECRWEVCQKADELGSTEKIRKFVKDQPAGTAIAIGTELHLVNRLAKQYPDKTIITLDDSGCLCTTMYRISPQHLAWALENLVEGTVVNQIKVAPDVKHWARVALDRMLEIQ; via the coding sequence GTGGCTACAGCAATCAGTTCTGCATGTTCTCTTGACAATTATCTTGTCCTGCCCGACTACTCGATGGACGAGCGCATTCGCATTGCGCGCGAGCGACTCGGCGACCAGTGCGTCATTCTCGGGCACCACTACCAGCGCGACGAAGTCATTCGCTTTTCCGACTTCCAGGGCGACTCCTACCGCCTCTCGCAGCAGGCCGCCAGCACCCGCGGCAAGTACATCGTGTTTTGCGGCGTGCACTTCATGGCCGAAAGCGCCGATATCCTCGCGCGTCCCGGCCAGGTCGTCGTTCTCCCCGATCTGAACGCGGGATGCTCGATGGCCGATATGGCTGAAATCGGCCAGGTGGAAGACTGCTGGGAGCAACTCGTTCGTCTCGGCATCACCGACGAGGCAGGCAACGGCATCACCCCGATGACCTACATCAACTCCACTGCAGCCATCAAAGCCTTCTGCGGAGAGCGTGGCGGCATGGTCTGCACCTCGTCGAACGCGCGTGGCGCCATGCAGTGGGGTTTTGCGAAAAACGAAAAGATACTCTTCCTCCCCGACCAGCATCTCGGTCGCAATACTGGCTACAGCATGGGAATCCCTCTCGATCAAATGGTCGTCTGGGATCCGTACGCGCTTCAAGGCGGCCAATCCGCCGACAAACTGCGTACCGCTAAGGTCATTCTTTGGAAAGGCCACTGCTCGGTGCATCAGCGATTTCTCCCCGAGCATGTCGATAGACTTCGCGCGAAGTATCCAGGGATCCGAGTCATCGTTCATCCTGAGTGCCGCTGGGAAGTCTGCCAGAAGGCTGACGAACTGGGCTCTACCGAGAAGATTCGCAAATTCGTAAAAGATCAACCCGCGGGTACAGCCATCGCCATCGGTACGGAACTCCACCTCGTCAACCGCCTGGCCAAGCAGTATCCAGACAAAACGATCATTACCCTCGACGATTCGGGCTGCCTCTGCACCACGATGTACCGCATCTCCCCACAGCACCTCGCCTGGGCCCTCGAAAACCTCGTCGAAGGCACCGTCGTGAACCAGATCAAAGTCGCCCCTGACGTAAAACACTGGGCGCGGGTTGCGCTAGACCGCATGCTCGAAATCCAATAG
- a CDS encoding serine hydrolase domain-containing protein: MRTRLRLTAIVLALVATSFAQAQLSPDVRAKIDDVAKEVLATTGVPSASIAIVQNGQMVYAQAYGDARVEPKMAANTNMRYGVGSISKQFTASAILLLQQEGKLKLDDPVGKFVPNLTRANEVTIREILSHTSGYQDYWPQDYVMPFIAKPTTVENILDRWARIPLDFEPGTKWQYSNTNYTIAGVIVEKASGEPILKFLTEHIFKPLGMHSVMDIDESHPVETDAVGYLRYALGPPRVAPLEGKGWMFAAGELYMTPSDLAKWNISMMNQTILKPESYKEMETDTLLKDGVATGYGLGVEVGSFHGHRMIEHSGEVSGFVAENMVFPDDKVAVTVLTNQDASSAAGQIGQRIAPLLFPAQSANAKATTDRARKTFEDFQKGTIDRSQFTEDANYYFTDQAVKDYAASLGALGEIQDFRPGSTSLRGGMTHRSYFVRAGGKSLVVSIFEMPNGKYEQYLVRPQQ, encoded by the coding sequence ATGCGAACACGTCTTCGACTTACCGCAATCGTTCTTGCTCTTGTCGCAACCTCATTTGCTCAAGCCCAACTCTCACCTGACGTCCGCGCCAAGATTGACGATGTCGCAAAGGAGGTCCTCGCCACCACCGGCGTTCCCAGCGCCTCCATCGCCATCGTCCAAAACGGTCAAATGGTCTACGCCCAGGCCTATGGCGATGCCCGCGTGGAACCCAAGATGGCTGCCAACACCAACATGCGTTACGGCGTCGGCTCCATCAGCAAGCAGTTCACCGCTTCCGCCATCCTTCTCCTGCAGCAGGAAGGCAAACTCAAGCTCGACGATCCGGTCGGCAAGTTCGTTCCAAACCTGACGCGCGCCAACGAGGTCACCATCCGCGAAATTCTCTCGCACACCTCCGGTTACCAGGATTACTGGCCACAGGACTACGTGATGCCCTTCATCGCGAAACCGACTACGGTTGAAAACATCCTCGACCGCTGGGCGCGCATTCCACTCGACTTCGAACCCGGCACCAAGTGGCAGTACAGCAACACCAATTACACGATTGCCGGAGTCATAGTCGAAAAAGCCAGCGGTGAGCCCATCCTGAAATTCCTCACCGAGCACATCTTCAAACCGCTCGGGATGCACAGTGTCATGGATATCGATGAGAGCCATCCCGTGGAGACCGATGCAGTTGGTTATCTCCGCTACGCCCTTGGTCCGCCGCGCGTAGCCCCGCTCGAAGGCAAGGGCTGGATGTTTGCCGCCGGTGAGCTATACATGACACCTTCGGACCTCGCGAAGTGGAACATCTCAATGATGAACCAGACCATCCTCAAGCCCGAGTCCTACAAGGAGATGGAAACCGATACCCTCCTGAAAGATGGCGTCGCGACCGGCTACGGATTGGGCGTTGAGGTGGGCAGTTTCCACGGTCACCGCATGATCGAACACAGCGGCGAGGTCTCTGGCTTCGTCGCCGAAAACATGGTCTTCCCCGACGACAAGGTTGCCGTCACCGTCCTTACGAACCAGGACGCCTCCAGCGCCGCCGGACAGATCGGGCAGCGCATTGCTCCGCTGCTCTTCCCCGCGCAATCGGCAAACGCGAAGGCCACCACCGACCGTGCTCGCAAAACCTTCGAGGACTTCCAGAAGGGGACGATCGACCGCTCGCAATTCACCGAGGATGCGAACTATTACTTCACCGACCAGGCCGTGAAAGACTACGCCGCAAGCCTCGGCGCGCTGGGAGAGATCCAGGACTTCAGACCCGGCTCAACCTCCTTGCGAGGCGGCATGACTCATCGCTCTTATTTCGTTCGCGCCGGCGGCAAGAGCCTGGTCGTCTCCATCTTCGAAATGCCGAACGGCAAGTACGAACAGTACCTGGTCCGGCCACAACAGTAA
- a CDS encoding PilT/PilU family type 4a pilus ATPase translates to MATVQLPASPAEPANGKPVTPVNPAQTPAPSSTASAMPTPALIAGMLKSAKNVSDLIFSPGRPPQVEVSGRLMAVKVPGLESLTPADTARIAADLIGQNKIAAQTLKDEGATDLSYSIPGVGRFRTNIFRQRGTHAIVMRVIASKIPTFEELNLPEELKRIAELKNGIVLVTGPTGSGKSSTLAAVLDLINSTKADHIITIEDPIEFMHPHKMATIHQRELHLDTFSFAGALRAALRQAPKVILVGEMRDRETIEIALTAAETGHLVLSTLHTIDAAKTVERIVGTFPLSEQEAIRMRLAASFRYFVAQRLLPRKDGAGRIAAFEILKATLRTKQYIEQGEQEGKTLLDCMRDGDQEGMQYFDGQLEKLVRGGMISFETAMQYATNSGNLRLTLADLDEAQQF, encoded by the coding sequence ATGGCAACGGTCCAACTGCCAGCAAGTCCGGCAGAACCGGCAAACGGTAAACCGGTCACCCCAGTCAATCCAGCCCAGACTCCTGCACCCAGTTCAACCGCATCCGCAATGCCAACGCCGGCCTTGATTGCCGGCATGCTGAAGAGCGCAAAAAATGTCAGCGACCTGATCTTTTCGCCCGGCCGTCCACCGCAGGTCGAAGTCTCCGGCCGCCTGATGGCCGTGAAAGTTCCGGGGCTCGAGTCGCTGACTCCCGCCGACACCGCGCGTATCGCCGCCGACCTGATTGGTCAGAACAAGATCGCTGCCCAAACGCTGAAAGATGAAGGGGCCACCGACCTCTCCTACAGCATCCCCGGTGTCGGCCGCTTTCGCACCAACATCTTTCGCCAGCGCGGAACCCACGCCATCGTCATGCGCGTCATCGCGAGCAAGATCCCGACCTTCGAGGAACTGAATCTTCCAGAAGAGTTGAAAAGAATCGCCGAATTGAAGAACGGTATCGTCCTCGTGACCGGTCCTACCGGTTCCGGCAAATCTTCGACCTTGGCCGCCGTTCTCGACCTCATTAACTCAACCAAAGCCGATCACATCATCACGATCGAAGACCCGATCGAGTTTATGCACCCGCACAAGATGGCCACCATTCATCAGCGCGAGTTGCACCTCGATACCTTCAGCTTTGCCGGAGCCCTCCGCGCCGCTCTGCGCCAGGCGCCCAAGGTTATCCTCGTCGGCGAGATGCGCGATCGCGAAACTATCGAGATCGCTCTGACCGCCGCCGAAACCGGTCACCTTGTTCTTTCCACGCTCCACACCATCGACGCCGCCAAAACCGTTGAGCGCATCGTCGGCACCTTCCCGCTCTCCGAGCAGGAAGCCATCCGCATGCGTCTTGCCGCCAGTTTCCGTTACTTCGTCGCTCAGCGTCTTCTACCGCGCAAGGACGGCGCCGGGCGCATCGCCGCCTTCGAAATTCTGAAAGCTACTTTGCGAACCAAGCAGTACATCGAGCAGGGCGAACAGGAAGGTAAGACGCTACTCGACTGCATGCGCGACGGTGATCAGGAAGGAATGCAGTATTTCGACGGTCAACTGGAAAAACTGGTACGCGGCGGGATGATCAGTTTCGAAACGGCAATGCAATACGCGACCAATTCCGGCAACCTGCGCCTCACCCTCGCCGACCTCGACGAAGCCCAGCAGTTCTAG
- a CDS encoding c-type cytochrome, whose amino-acid sequence MRIRLLFLGLLLIFAFTLFSQQTETPRGRTKPNATAESDKQNKAADMEKAKKLFGYDCAMCHGETGDGKGDLAGDYAGKIKDLTDPATLKDVTDEQIYTLIKDGHEDMPPEGKRAKEDDLRALVVYVRSLAKK is encoded by the coding sequence ATGCGCATTCGTCTTCTCTTTCTCGGGCTGCTTTTGATCTTCGCTTTCACCCTCTTCTCGCAACAGACCGAGACGCCCAGGGGCAGAACCAAACCCAATGCAACCGCCGAATCCGACAAGCAGAACAAGGCGGCCGACATGGAAAAGGCCAAGAAACTCTTTGGCTATGACTGCGCCATGTGCCACGGCGAAACCGGTGACGGCAAAGGTGACCTCGCCGGCGACTATGCCGGCAAAATTAAAGACCTCACCGATCCCGCCACCCTGAAGGACGTCACCGACGAACAGATCTACACGTTGATCAAGGACGGCCACGAAGATATGCCGCCCGAAGGCAAGCGAGCCAAAGAAGACGACCTCCGAGCCTTGGTCGTCTACGTTCGCTCTCTGGCGAAGAAGTGA
- the purN gene encoding phosphoribosylglycinamide formyltransferase: MKLGILLSGRGSNFLAIADNIASGKLPGAEIAVVISNRTEAPGIEAARQRGLNALVIPSKGKPREQHDHEVVVALKGAGAELIVLAGYMRLLSPWFVQQFPNRIINIHPSLLPAFPGLDAQRQAFEYGVKVSGCTVHFVDEQLDHGAIIVQRTVPLLPDDDEHTLADRILDQEHIAYSEAIRILVEGKYEIDGRKIKTIG; encoded by the coding sequence ATGAAACTTGGCATTCTGCTGTCGGGGCGCGGGTCTAACTTCCTGGCGATTGCGGACAATATTGCTTCAGGGAAATTGCCTGGGGCGGAGATTGCGGTCGTCATTTCAAATCGGACGGAGGCCCCGGGGATTGAGGCGGCGCGGCAGCGAGGCTTGAATGCGCTGGTGATCCCGAGCAAAGGGAAGCCCCGCGAGCAGCATGATCATGAGGTGGTGGTAGCGCTGAAGGGTGCAGGCGCGGAGTTGATTGTGCTGGCCGGGTACATGCGCCTGCTTTCACCCTGGTTTGTGCAGCAGTTTCCGAACAGGATTATCAATATTCATCCGTCGCTGCTGCCGGCCTTTCCGGGACTGGATGCGCAGAGACAGGCGTTTGAGTATGGCGTGAAGGTTTCAGGTTGCACAGTGCACTTTGTGGACGAACAACTGGATCACGGGGCGATCATCGTGCAGAGGACAGTGCCGCTTCTGCCGGACGATGACGAGCACACGCTGGCGGATCGCATATTGGACCAGGAGCATATCGCTTATTCGGAAGCGATTCGGATTCTCGTCGAGGGGAAGTACGAGATCGACGGGCGAAAAATCAAGACAATCGGGTAA
- the moaA gene encoding GTP 3',8-cyclase MoaA: MLTDKYDRAITDLRISVTDRCNYKCVYCRTGNLGAQFPDLPMADYLRMARVFVSLGIEKIRITGGEPLLRSGVVEFVRELAKLRTTTGDRLDLAITTNGHLLADMARPLADAGLRRVTISVDAMEPDKFSRITRVPGSYQAVMAGVRAAKAAGLSPIKVNCVLLRGFNDDQVVAFGKFAREEGVVVRFIEFMPLEEDRVWSPAIVVTMKEILAKLNEYMPLREIEREPSETARRFVFEDGVGEIGIIAPVSEPFCGHCSRVRITSDGKVRTCLFSVVEHDLCGLIRGGASDDALREFITSVVNQKEERHHIGEPDFMPASRTMVHIGG; the protein is encoded by the coding sequence ATGCTCACGGACAAATACGACCGCGCGATTACGGATCTCCGGATTTCGGTGACGGACCGGTGCAACTACAAGTGTGTGTATTGCCGGACGGGGAATCTGGGGGCACAGTTTCCGGATCTGCCAATGGCGGATTATCTGCGAATGGCGCGGGTATTCGTTTCGCTCGGGATTGAGAAGATTCGCATCACCGGTGGTGAGCCGCTGCTGCGGAGCGGAGTGGTCGAGTTTGTCAGGGAGTTAGCAAAGTTGCGGACGACCACTGGGGACAGGCTGGATCTCGCGATTACGACGAATGGGCATTTACTGGCCGACATGGCGCGACCACTGGCGGATGCCGGGCTGCGGCGAGTGACGATCAGCGTGGACGCGATGGAACCGGACAAGTTCTCGCGAATTACGCGCGTTCCGGGAAGCTACCAGGCGGTGATGGCCGGAGTACGTGCAGCGAAGGCGGCCGGGCTAAGCCCGATTAAAGTGAATTGCGTTTTGCTGCGCGGTTTCAACGACGACCAGGTTGTCGCGTTTGGCAAGTTCGCGCGCGAAGAAGGCGTGGTGGTCCGGTTCATCGAGTTCATGCCGCTGGAGGAAGACCGGGTATGGTCGCCGGCGATTGTGGTCACGATGAAAGAGATACTGGCGAAGTTGAACGAGTACATGCCGCTGCGGGAGATCGAGCGCGAGCCGAGTGAGACCGCGCGGCGATTCGTGTTTGAAGATGGCGTGGGGGAGATTGGGATCATTGCACCGGTTTCGGAGCCATTCTGCGGGCACTGCTCGCGGGTGCGAATCACTTCCGACGGCAAGGTCAGAACCTGCTTGTTCTCTGTGGTTGAGCACGATCTCTGTGGATTGATACGCGGAGGGGCTTCGGACGATGCTTTGCGTGAGTTCATCACCTCCGTTGTAAACCAGAAGGAAGAGCGGCATCACATTGGAGAGCCGGACTTTATGCCGGCGTCGCGGACGATGGTGCATATAGGAGGGTAA
- a CDS encoding DUF4184 family protein produces the protein MPFTISHAAAAWPFEKSRLVLSAVVIGAMAPDLEYFLPFGITGRWTHSFAGMFEFCLPATLLLLAAFHGVLKRPVVALFPERIQQRIIIEPFRYWPMSRFLLVVGSALTGIATHLAWDSFTHPEGWMVERIAWLQLTHTLFGNRVWANYKFAQYGSTVLGLILLVLWFRAWYWKAPARSQVEPRLSARARAAVICSILAIAFVTGLVRAWTTVGPDPFQVAFIATDVVSFMIVSALGLLIFSVALRVWEQ, from the coding sequence ATGCCCTTTACGATTTCCCACGCGGCGGCGGCTTGGCCCTTTGAGAAAAGCAGGTTGGTGCTCTCTGCCGTGGTCATTGGCGCGATGGCGCCCGATTTGGAATACTTTCTTCCCTTCGGAATCACTGGCAGGTGGACCCATTCGTTTGCCGGAATGTTTGAGTTTTGTCTTCCGGCGACCCTATTACTCCTGGCTGCTTTTCACGGCGTACTGAAGCGACCGGTGGTAGCCCTGTTTCCCGAGCGCATACAGCAGCGCATCATCATTGAGCCGTTCCGATACTGGCCGATGAGCCGTTTTTTGCTTGTCGTCGGGTCCGCCCTGACAGGGATCGCGACACACCTCGCTTGGGATTCGTTTACTCACCCAGAGGGGTGGATGGTCGAGCGAATTGCATGGTTACAGTTGACGCATACATTATTCGGAAACCGAGTATGGGCCAACTACAAGTTTGCGCAATACGGCAGTACGGTGTTGGGGTTGATACTACTGGTGTTGTGGTTTCGGGCTTGGTACTGGAAGGCCCCGGCGAGGTCCCAGGTTGAACCGCGATTGAGTGCGCGTGCGAGGGCGGCAGTGATCTGTTCTATCCTGGCAATTGCGTTCGTTACGGGATTGGTTAGAGCGTGGACGACAGTGGGGCCGGATCCGTTCCAGGTCGCGTTCATTGCGACCGATGTGGTGAGTTTTATGATCGTGTCAGCATTAGGATTGCTGATATTCAGTGTGGCATTGCGAGTTTGGGAACAGTGA
- a CDS encoding electron transfer flavoprotein-ubiquinone oxidoreductase, with protein MIVFRKPIPGVEHPVMEADVTIVGGGPAGMACALRLSQLIDEHNAKHPDAPMSKENIYVLEKARELGQHCLSGALLDPRSMRELLPGFEKEAPLDAEVTKEAVYYLTEKGKFKFPITPPPLRDHGNYVISINKFVKWLGSKVEETGITIFTGFAGSELLIEDEKLVGIRTEDKGVSKEGEPKENFEPGYDLKSKITIFAEGTRGSCTKQLVGRFQLDRDRNLQTYGVGVKELWEVPSGRIAPGEVIYTMGYPLTMKEYGGAWIYGGKDNLVSLGFVTGLDYPDPRTDPQHVLQAFKEHPFVAKLLEGGKMVRYGAKSLPYGGWWSQPPLAGDGWMIVGDSAAMLNSQRLKGIHLAIKSGMLAADTAFESLVAGDFGKKKLGAYKKKVDESWIKDELYPVRNFHQGFENGFVMGMLHAGVQQVTGGGLVTRMKAHPGHERMLHLWDIQGYPKTREHILGWAKGDGKLTFDKLTDLYYSGTKHEEDQPAHLVIHDTNVCNTRCTKEFGNPCQFFCPANVYEMEEAPDAPGAKQIKLNPSNCVHCKTCDIMDPYQIITWVPPEGGGGPNYDGM; from the coding sequence ATGATTGTTTTCAGAAAACCGATACCTGGAGTGGAGCACCCGGTGATGGAGGCCGACGTCACGATTGTGGGCGGCGGGCCGGCGGGGATGGCGTGTGCGCTGCGGTTGTCGCAGCTCATTGACGAGCACAACGCGAAGCATCCGGATGCGCCGATGTCGAAGGAGAACATTTACGTTCTCGAGAAGGCGCGAGAGCTTGGGCAGCACTGCTTGAGCGGGGCGCTGCTGGATCCGCGGTCGATGCGCGAGTTGCTGCCGGGTTTCGAGAAGGAAGCGCCACTCGACGCCGAGGTCACGAAAGAGGCGGTTTATTACCTCACCGAGAAAGGCAAGTTCAAATTCCCAATCACGCCGCCGCCGCTGCGCGACCACGGCAACTACGTCATTTCGATCAACAAGTTCGTGAAGTGGCTTGGGTCGAAGGTGGAGGAGACAGGGATTACGATCTTCACCGGGTTCGCCGGAAGCGAGTTGCTGATTGAAGACGAGAAACTGGTGGGGATTCGCACAGAGGATAAAGGCGTCAGCAAAGAGGGCGAACCGAAGGAGAACTTCGAGCCCGGGTACGACTTGAAATCAAAGATCACGATCTTCGCCGAGGGCACGCGCGGCTCGTGCACGAAGCAACTGGTCGGGCGCTTCCAACTGGATCGCGACCGCAACCTGCAGACCTACGGCGTGGGCGTGAAGGAATTGTGGGAAGTCCCGAGCGGGAGGATTGCGCCGGGCGAAGTGATCTACACGATGGGCTATCCGCTGACGATGAAAGAGTATGGCGGGGCGTGGATCTACGGCGGCAAGGACAACCTGGTGTCGCTTGGGTTCGTGACGGGGCTGGATTACCCGGACCCGCGGACCGATCCGCAGCACGTCTTGCAGGCGTTCAAGGAGCATCCGTTTGTCGCGAAGCTGCTTGAGGGTGGAAAGATGGTGCGCTACGGCGCGAAGTCTCTGCCTTACGGCGGGTGGTGGTCTCAGCCTCCCCTGGCGGGCGACGGATGGATGATCGTGGGCGACTCGGCTGCGATGTTGAACTCGCAACGGTTAAAAGGTATTCACCTGGCAATCAAGAGCGGAATGCTGGCAGCGGACACGGCGTTCGAGTCGCTCGTGGCGGGGGACTTTGGGAAGAAGAAACTCGGCGCGTACAAGAAGAAGGTCGACGAGTCATGGATCAAGGATGAGCTGTATCCAGTGCGCAACTTCCATCAGGGATTTGAGAATGGTTTCGTGATGGGGATGTTGCATGCGGGAGTGCAGCAGGTCACGGGCGGTGGGCTCGTCACTCGCATGAAAGCACACCCGGGCCACGAGCGCATGCTCCATCTCTGGGATATTCAGGGGTATCCCAAGACGCGCGAGCACATTTTGGGATGGGCGAAGGGCGACGGGAAACTCACGTTCGACAAACTGACGGATCTGTATTACTCGGGCACGAAGCACGAGGAGGATCAGCCGGCGCACCTCGTCATCCACGACACGAATGTTTGCAACACGCGATGCACAAAGGAGTTTGGGAATCCGTGCCAGTTCTTCTGTCCGGCGAACGTGTACGAGATGGAAGAGGCACCGGACGCGCCGGGGGCGAAGCAGATCAAGCTAAATCCCTCGAACTGCGTGCATTGCAAGACGTGCGACATCATGGATCCATACCAGATCATCACCTGGGTTCCGCCGGAAGGTGGGGGCGGGCCAAATTACGATGGAATGTAG
- a CDS encoding alpha/beta hydrolase domain-containing protein: MEPPVAPDLQVQTLAEQVSVLARDGFGNALGGIRLAQHTVPTATNTGLNFPDTPPANFCRTFGSYVPFDTATRDALYPDHQTYLALVIAATHENQRLGFIVGADAAATVRDAARSDIGTH; the protein is encoded by the coding sequence GTGGAGCCACCCGTCGCTCCGGACCTTCAGGTGCAAACGCTGGCCGAGCAGGTTTCCGTGCTGGCGCGGGACGGCTTCGGCAACGCACTCGGCGGTATTCGCTTGGCGCAGCATACCGTCCCAACGGCGACCAACACCGGCCTGAATTTTCCCGATACGCCGCCGGCAAATTTCTGTCGGACATTCGGCTCGTATGTGCCTTTCGATACTGCGACACGCGATGCTCTTTATCCGGATCATCAAACGTACTTGGCATTAGTCATCGCAGCGACACACGAGAATCAGCGCCTGGGGTTTATTGTTGGCGCAGATGCTGCTGCGACCGTCCGTGATGCTGCGCGCTCGGATATTGGGACACACTAG
- a CDS encoding DUF5715 family protein produces MRAAVIAFLFVFTGFLHAGDRHSLVANVSSQTIQNEHADDANLSRMKNAAMVQHFARHGYLVPVPSSASSYYLHAIRPPERYCRPWTKLFLQRLSSQYQARFHQRLRVTSLVRTVGSQERLARWNGNAADATGDERSSHLTGATIDISKRWMSPAGQEWVREVLYSLREQGYLYAIEEFYQPTFHIMVYPRYAQYVKTLKHRKVRTPDVADAHVGPSSEAD; encoded by the coding sequence ATGCGCGCCGCTGTGATCGCCTTCCTTTTCGTCTTTACGGGGTTCTTGCACGCTGGAGACCGCCATTCGCTGGTCGCGAACGTGTCTTCGCAGACCATCCAGAATGAGCATGCCGATGACGCAAATCTTTCGCGCATGAAGAATGCCGCGATGGTCCAGCACTTCGCGCGCCACGGATATCTGGTCCCGGTACCGTCGAGCGCAAGTTCTTACTACCTTCATGCCATTCGTCCCCCGGAGCGGTATTGCCGTCCATGGACCAAGCTGTTCCTCCAGCGACTGAGCAGTCAGTACCAGGCGCGTTTCCATCAGCGGCTCCGTGTGACCAGCCTCGTGAGGACTGTCGGGAGCCAGGAACGCCTTGCCAGATGGAACGGGAACGCCGCCGACGCCACTGGAGACGAGCGCTCGTCTCATCTCACTGGTGCCACCATCGATATTTCCAAGCGTTGGATGTCACCCGCGGGACAGGAATGGGTTCGCGAGGTCCTCTACTCTCTTCGCGAACAGGGATACCTTTACGCGATTGAAGAGTTCTACCAGCCGACCTTCCACATCATGGTCTACCCCAGGTACGCGCAATATGTGAAGACGCTGAAGCACCGCAAAGTGAGAACGCCGGATGTCGCCGACGCACACGTCGGTCCTTCCTCAGAAGCGGACTAG
- a CDS encoding electron transfer flavoprotein subunit alpha/FixB family protein codes for MADTILVVVEQRQGKLNPVSFETLAGAQAIAADMGWTLEAAVIGHNIGPIVNEVATKKVNKVYAIESNKLEPYTPDGFVAALKHFLANHPMKLVLMPHTYQVRDFAPKLATAMGSTLIADCIGYKKDGDKLLFTRQMFQGKFAADVAFSGGGPWFATFQNGSFRGDQVQSASDVPTETVGAETGEIRNKPEEVFKEAKQAVDLTQAEIIVAVGRGIKEQKNIDLAKNLADALGGEIAASRPICDNGWLPMERQVGSSGQTVAPKLYLALGISGAIQHLVGMKGSRTIVAINKDAEAPIFEIADIAVVGNLFDIVPPLTEEVKKAKA; via the coding sequence ATGGCTGACACAATCCTGGTGGTAGTCGAGCAGCGACAAGGCAAACTCAATCCAGTTTCATTCGAGACCCTCGCGGGAGCGCAGGCAATCGCCGCCGATATGGGGTGGACGCTCGAGGCTGCGGTGATCGGGCACAACATCGGTCCGATCGTGAACGAAGTCGCGACCAAGAAGGTCAACAAGGTCTACGCAATCGAGAGCAACAAACTCGAGCCTTATACGCCTGACGGGTTCGTCGCTGCCCTCAAGCACTTCCTCGCCAATCATCCGATGAAACTGGTGCTGATGCCGCACACGTACCAGGTGCGCGATTTCGCGCCGAAACTTGCGACTGCGATGGGCTCAACCCTGATTGCGGACTGCATCGGTTATAAGAAGGACGGGGATAAGCTGCTCTTCACCCGGCAAATGTTCCAGGGCAAGTTCGCGGCGGATGTTGCGTTCAGCGGGGGCGGCCCGTGGTTTGCGACATTCCAGAACGGCTCGTTTCGAGGCGACCAGGTGCAGTCGGCGAGCGACGTTCCGACGGAGACCGTGGGTGCGGAAACCGGTGAGATTCGCAACAAGCCAGAAGAGGTGTTCAAAGAGGCGAAGCAGGCGGTCGATCTGACGCAGGCGGAGATCATCGTCGCCGTGGGCCGCGGTATCAAGGAACAAAAGAATATCGATCTTGCTAAGAACCTGGCTGACGCTCTGGGCGGAGAAATCGCTGCGTCGCGCCCGATCTGCGACAACGGGTGGCTGCCGATGGAGCGCCAGGTCGGTTCGTCGGGACAGACGGTTGCACCGAAGCTTTACCTCGCGCTCGGAATCAGCGGCGCCATCCAGCACCTCGTGGGCATGAAGGGCTCGCGCACAATTGTCGCCATCAACAAAGACGCCGAGGCGCCAATCTTCGAGATAGCCGATATCGCAGTTGTCGGAAACCTGTTCGACATCGTGCCGCCGTTGACGGAAGAGGTAAAGAAGGCGAAGGCGTAG